In Sphingobacterium thalpophilum, a genomic segment contains:
- the rsmH gene encoding 16S rRNA (cytosine(1402)-N(4))-methyltransferase RsmH, with protein sequence MENVYHVPVMLHECMDALAIKPDGVYVDVTFGGGGHSREILKRLGPKGKLFAFDQDPDALENAIDDPRFTLIHQNFRFLKNSLRLEGVRSVDGILADLGVSSHQFDAADRGFSIRFDADLDMRMDQVGDLDAKSLLATYSEEDLHRIFGMYGEIMNAKSLAKTIVTARLAQPIQTVAELKEVIQRMVPKGKEHKYHAQVFQALRIEVNRELEALQEFLLQTVDVLHVEGRLAVMSYHSLEDRLVKNFMAKGKFKGEVEKDFFGNEIKPFHVLSRKAITASAQELAVNNRSRSAKLRIAEKLDLS encoded by the coding sequence ATGGAGAATGTATATCATGTTCCGGTAATGTTGCACGAATGCATGGATGCTTTGGCTATTAAGCCGGATGGTGTCTATGTGGATGTAACTTTTGGTGGTGGTGGTCATTCTCGGGAGATTTTGAAGAGATTGGGGCCAAAAGGGAAGCTGTTTGCTTTTGATCAGGATCCCGATGCATTGGAGAATGCAATTGACGATCCTCGTTTTACATTGATACATCAAAACTTTAGGTTTTTAAAGAATAGCCTTCGGTTGGAAGGAGTACGTTCTGTAGATGGTATTTTGGCAGATTTAGGGGTTTCCTCGCATCAATTTGATGCGGCTGATCGTGGGTTTTCTATTCGCTTTGACGCGGATCTGGATATGCGTATGGATCAAGTTGGTGATTTAGATGCGAAGTCGCTTTTGGCGACTTATTCGGAGGAGGATCTTCACCGCATTTTTGGGATGTATGGTGAAATCATGAATGCCAAGTCGCTTGCGAAAACAATTGTTACTGCGCGTTTGGCACAGCCAATCCAGACTGTTGCCGAATTGAAAGAGGTGATTCAACGGATGGTTCCGAAAGGTAAAGAACATAAGTATCATGCGCAGGTGTTTCAGGCGCTTCGTATAGAGGTGAATCGCGAGCTGGAAGCCTTACAGGAATTTTTGTTGCAAACAGTTGATGTGCTACATGTTGAAGGTCGATTGGCGGTGATGTCCTATCACTCTCTGGAGGATCGTTTGGTCAAAAATTTTATGGCCAAAGGAAAGTTTAAAGGAGAGGTTGAAAAGGATTTTTTTGGAAATGAAATTAAACCATTTCATGTGCTGAGCCGTAAAGCAATTACGGCATCTGCGCAAGAGTTGGCGGTAAATAATAGATCGCGCAGTGCGAAACTGCGTATTGCTGAAAAGTTGGATTTGTCTTAA
- the mraZ gene encoding division/cell wall cluster transcriptional repressor MraZ, translated as MTQLIGEFECKLDAKGRMVLPAALKRQMPHVERDGLVVNRGFEKHLVFYPREEWDLMTAKLAKLNQFDPKVRAFVRAFTRGATELTLDAAGRVLLPKSLLEFAGISTELVLACQFNKIEVWSKEGYEELMGDGGVEDISSLAAEVMGDINFGL; from the coding sequence ATGACTCAGTTGATCGGAGAATTCGAATGCAAGCTAGACGCCAAAGGAAGAATGGTGTTGCCAGCTGCGCTCAAGAGGCAAATGCCTCATGTAGAGCGGGATGGCCTTGTCGTGAATCGCGGTTTTGAGAAACATCTGGTATTTTATCCAAGAGAAGAGTGGGATTTGATGACGGCTAAGCTGGCTAAATTGAATCAATTCGATCCTAAAGTGCGGGCGTTTGTTCGTGCTTTTACGCGCGGCGCCACGGAATTGACCTTGGATGCTGCGGGGCGTGTTTTGTTACCCAAAAGTTTGTTGGAATTTGCGGGTATAAGCACGGAATTGGTTTTGGCTTGTCAGTTTAATAAGATTGAGGTATGGTCAAAAGAAGGATATGAGGAGTTGATGGGCGACGGCGGAGTAGAGGATATATCATCTTTGGCGGCAGAGGTAATGGGGGATATTAATTTTGGACTATAA
- the aspS gene encoding aspartate--tRNA ligase gives MHRTHTCGELTLADLGKTVTLSGWVQKSRDLGGMTFIDVRDRYGITQLTFNADDDASLRASARELGREYVIKVTGEVIERSNKNAKISTGDIEIKVSNLEILNAAKLPPFTIEDETDGGDDIRMKFRYLDLRRNPVRENLILRHKTSQEVRRYLDSQNFLEVETPYLIKSTPEGARDFVVPSRMNPGEFYALPQSPQTFKQLLMVSGFDRYFQIVKCFRDEDLRADRQPEFTQIDCEMSFVEQEDVLNIFEGLAKHIFKTIKGIDLGTVPRMTYADAMRLYGSDKPDIRFGMQFVELNEVAKGKGFPVFDAAELVVGINAENCAHYTRKQLDALTDFIKRPQIGATGLVYARVNEDGSVKSSVDKFFTPEQLSAIAEAFHAKPGDLLLIMAGGTDKVRKQLNELRLEVASQLGFRDKETFAPLWVVDFPLLEWDEENGRFHAMHHPFTSPKPEDIPLLDTNPGEVRANAYDFVLNGVEVGGGSIRIHDRELQSLMFKHLGFSPEEAKKQFGFLMEAFTFGAPPHGGLAFGFDRLVSLLAGLDSIRDVIAFPKNNSGRDVMIDAPSTIHQEQLDELSLNIAIKA, from the coding sequence ATGCACAGAACACACACTTGTGGAGAATTAACACTAGCTGACTTAGGGAAAACGGTTACCCTAAGTGGATGGGTTCAAAAATCGCGCGATTTGGGCGGTATGACTTTCATCGATGTTAGAGACCGATATGGTATCACACAATTAACGTTCAATGCAGATGATGATGCTTCCTTGCGCGCAAGTGCCCGTGAGCTCGGAAGAGAATATGTCATCAAGGTAACCGGAGAAGTTATCGAACGCTCTAATAAAAATGCTAAAATCTCCACTGGAGACATTGAAATCAAGGTTTCAAATCTTGAAATATTAAATGCTGCTAAATTACCCCCTTTTACAATAGAAGATGAAACAGATGGTGGTGATGACATCAGAATGAAGTTCAGATACCTGGATTTACGTCGTAACCCGGTACGTGAAAACCTTATTTTACGTCATAAGACCTCACAAGAGGTACGCCGTTATCTTGACTCCCAAAACTTCCTGGAAGTAGAAACCCCATATCTGATTAAATCAACTCCAGAAGGAGCACGCGATTTTGTCGTACCTTCCCGTATGAATCCTGGAGAATTTTATGCGTTACCACAATCCCCACAAACCTTCAAACAATTATTGATGGTTTCAGGTTTTGATCGCTATTTTCAAATTGTAAAATGTTTTCGTGATGAAGATTTGCGTGCAGACCGTCAACCAGAGTTCACGCAAATAGACTGTGAAATGTCTTTTGTAGAACAGGAAGATGTGTTAAATATCTTTGAAGGGCTTGCAAAACATATCTTCAAAACAATCAAAGGTATCGACTTAGGTACTGTTCCGCGTATGACTTACGCAGATGCAATGCGCCTTTATGGATCAGACAAACCAGATATCCGTTTCGGAATGCAGTTCGTTGAACTAAACGAGGTTGCCAAAGGAAAAGGTTTTCCTGTATTTGATGCAGCAGAGTTAGTGGTTGGTATCAATGCGGAAAATTGTGCACATTATACCAGAAAACAACTGGATGCTTTGACCGATTTTATCAAACGTCCTCAGATTGGTGCTACGGGCTTGGTATATGCGCGTGTGAATGAAGACGGTTCAGTGAAGTCGTCCGTTGATAAATTTTTCACGCCAGAACAACTGTCGGCAATTGCAGAAGCGTTCCACGCGAAACCTGGCGATTTATTGTTAATTATGGCTGGTGGAACAGACAAAGTTCGCAAACAACTCAATGAATTACGCCTTGAAGTTGCGTCACAACTTGGTTTCCGCGACAAAGAAACCTTTGCTCCACTATGGGTCGTTGATTTCCCACTATTGGAATGGGACGAAGAAAATGGCCGTTTCCATGCAATGCACCATCCATTTACTTCACCAAAACCGGAAGATATACCGCTTTTAGATACCAATCCCGGAGAAGTAAGGGCAAATGCCTATGACTTTGTTTTAAACGGTGTAGAAGTAGGTGGTGGATCAATCCGTATCCATGACAGAGAGCTTCAATCGCTCATGTTCAAACATTTAGGATTCAGTCCCGAAGAAGCAAAAAAACAATTTGGATTCCTGATGGAGGCCTTTACCTTCGGTGCTCCTCCACATGGCGGATTGGCTTTTGGTTTTGACCGTTTAGTATCCTTATTGGCAGGTTTAGATTCTATCCGTGACGTCATTGCCTTCCCAAAAAACAACTCGGGAAGAGATGTTATGATTGATGCACCGTCAACCATTCACCAAGAGCAGCTGGACGAGCTAAGCTTAAATATCGCGATAAAAGCATAA
- a CDS encoding LutB/LldF family L-lactate oxidation iron-sulfur protein, whose translation MAESTANTFIKESAQKAFDTKHRDIINYNIDKYSTAFEKGKSKFADLENSKIKANLIKWKVMENLDRYLLQFEANFTARGGKVIWANDATEALDEIYSIIARKKAKSVVKSKSMATEEIELNHFLASKNIEAIETDLGEYIIQLLDQKPYHFVTPAMHLSLEDIAKLFHEKFDTPLDASAEQLTMKARELLRDRYLSAEIGITGANFLIAETGSIAITENEGNARLTSTFPKTHIAVVGIEKIIPNVQDLEVFWPLLSTHGTGQNLTVYNTLLTGPKQSYESDGPEEMYVVLLDNGRSKLLAQKEQRQGLYCIRCGACLNVCPIYQNIGGHTYETTYQGPIGSLISPHLNGMKEFKHLSYASTLCGKCTEVCPVGIDIQRMLLVNRKDSVDQGLATKTEQKVWQWFTYGIMRRKLIDFFGGKFKNFFLKKLFQKTWGEQRELPKLADKSFSKQWKEHQKNKE comes from the coding sequence ATGGCAGAGAGTACCGCTAATACGTTTATTAAGGAAAGTGCGCAAAAAGCATTTGACACCAAACACCGCGATATTATCAATTACAATATCGACAAATACAGCACGGCTTTCGAAAAGGGCAAGAGCAAATTTGCGGACCTTGAAAATAGCAAGATAAAAGCGAACCTGATCAAATGGAAGGTCATGGAAAATCTCGATCGCTATTTGTTGCAATTTGAAGCAAACTTCACGGCTCGGGGCGGAAAAGTAATCTGGGCGAATGATGCTACGGAAGCCTTGGACGAAATCTATTCGATCATTGCACGTAAAAAAGCAAAATCTGTCGTAAAGTCAAAATCGATGGCGACAGAAGAGATCGAGCTTAATCATTTTCTTGCCTCCAAAAATATTGAAGCCATAGAAACTGATCTTGGCGAATATATCATTCAGCTGCTGGATCAAAAACCTTATCATTTTGTTACGCCGGCCATGCATTTGAGCCTGGAAGATATTGCCAAGCTTTTTCACGAGAAATTTGACACACCGCTAGATGCATCTGCGGAGCAACTTACAATGAAGGCCCGTGAATTACTTCGAGATCGCTACCTATCGGCAGAAATTGGGATTACCGGAGCCAATTTCTTAATTGCAGAAACTGGAAGTATAGCAATTACCGAAAATGAAGGAAATGCCCGATTGACATCGACCTTCCCCAAAACACATATTGCCGTCGTTGGAATAGAAAAAATCATTCCCAATGTACAAGATTTAGAAGTCTTTTGGCCACTCCTATCCACACATGGCACGGGCCAAAATCTAACGGTATACAATACACTACTCACTGGGCCGAAACAGTCTTATGAATCAGATGGTCCAGAAGAAATGTATGTCGTACTGCTTGACAATGGCCGCAGCAAGCTCTTAGCGCAAAAAGAACAACGTCAGGGTTTGTACTGCATCCGTTGTGGCGCCTGTCTGAATGTATGTCCAATCTATCAAAACATCGGTGGACATACCTATGAAACGACTTATCAGGGCCCAATTGGATCACTCATATCGCCACATTTGAATGGCATGAAGGAATTCAAACACCTAAGCTATGCTTCCACACTCTGTGGAAAATGTACTGAGGTCTGCCCCGTTGGTATTGACATACAGCGCATGCTTCTCGTCAACAGAAAAGATTCAGTCGATCAGGGTCTGGCAACAAAAACGGAACAAAAAGTATGGCAGTGGTTCACCTATGGGATAATGCGAAGAAAACTAATCGATTTTTTTGGTGGGAAATTCAAAAATTTCTTCCTCAAAAAACTCTTTCAGAAAACCTGGGGAGAACAACGGGAACTACCCAAATTGGCAGACAAATCTTTCTCTAAACAATGGAAAGAACATCAAAAAAATAAAGAATAA
- a CDS encoding acyltransferase family protein, with amino-acid sequence MALDDQTNATFFGFLTTQKYYPGNYANLEVIWYFCNINVAFMTIAIFLVVQKLKIPESKWIKRLSSATFGIYLAHFILVQALTDIFLPIPHLPATLKIFSIAILGFSLSFLITKLMDSNSITRRFIK; translated from the coding sequence GTGGCATTAGACGATCAAACGAATGCCACATTTTTTGGCTTCTTGACGACCCAAAAGTACTATCCAGGAAATTACGCCAATCTCGAGGTTATCTGGTATTTCTGTAATATCAACGTAGCGTTCATGACCATCGCTATTTTTCTTGTCGTTCAAAAGCTGAAGATACCCGAATCTAAATGGATAAAACGCCTTTCATCAGCCACGTTTGGTATTTACTTAGCGCATTTTATCCTTGTTCAAGCACTGACAGACATCTTCTTGCCTATTCCTCATCTTCCAGCCACATTGAAAATTTTCTCCATAGCGATTTTAGGTTTTAGCTTAAGTTTTCTGATCACCAAACTGATGGATAGTAATTCAATAACAAGAAGGTTTATCAAATAA
- a CDS encoding energy transducer TonB — MINSKLNIYRKEWLDVIFAGRNKMYGAYELRNLSDKATNVGLGIVVSFAVLLIAGSYAYNKYFKQTVPPMIYTVQDIGPDMLEEIQKKVEEKEEVPEEPVMMKEKAPQQVAQDVSKFDLVRMPDIKVAKANQVTEELVSQDELKNPNTMTSRITLKASPSGTYIARGEFGSSKRDGDITGSKDGSLSGGGTDDNANNTFTSVEIMPTPVGGLPAFMKWIAENYNFPQQALDQGVSGVIEVSFVVEKDGSLTDIAVKRDMKFGTGDAAINLLKKAKKWKPGVQNGLKVRVAYTLPIRLSAVSQ; from the coding sequence ATGATAAACTCTAAATTGAATATCTACCGCAAAGAATGGCTGGACGTTATTTTTGCTGGTCGTAACAAAATGTACGGTGCTTACGAGTTGCGAAATCTCTCTGATAAAGCAACAAATGTGGGTTTGGGAATTGTTGTTTCTTTTGCAGTTTTGCTGATCGCAGGATCCTATGCATATAATAAATATTTTAAGCAAACTGTTCCGCCTATGATTTATACAGTACAAGATATTGGGCCCGACATGCTGGAAGAAATTCAAAAGAAGGTAGAAGAGAAAGAAGAGGTTCCTGAAGAACCTGTCATGATGAAGGAGAAAGCCCCGCAGCAGGTTGCCCAAGATGTATCCAAATTTGATCTGGTTAGAATGCCTGATATAAAAGTGGCGAAAGCAAATCAAGTTACGGAAGAACTTGTAAGTCAGGATGAGTTGAAAAATCCCAATACAATGACCTCAAGGATCACATTGAAAGCAAGTCCATCGGGAACATATATTGCGCGTGGTGAATTTGGTTCTTCAAAAAGAGACGGTGATATTACTGGTTCTAAAGATGGTTCATTATCCGGAGGCGGAACTGATGATAATGCTAACAATACATTTACATCAGTAGAAATTATGCCAACACCTGTAGGGGGGCTGCCTGCCTTTATGAAGTGGATTGCCGAGAATTATAACTTTCCACAACAGGCTTTGGATCAAGGGGTATCTGGTGTTATAGAGGTTTCTTTTGTCGTTGAAAAAGATGGATCACTAACAGATATTGCTGTTAAACGTGATATGAAATTTGGTACAGGAGATGCTGCTATAAACTTATTGAAGAAAGCGAAAAAATGGAAACCAGGCGTACAAAATGGACTTAAAGTGCGTGTAGCGTATACTTTACCGATCCGTTTAAGTGCTGTCTCACAATAA
- the tsaD gene encoding tRNA (adenosine(37)-N6)-threonylcarbamoyltransferase complex transferase subunit TsaD, translating into MAIILGIESSCDETSASICINGEIHSNVIATQAIHAKYGGVIPELASRAHQQNIIPTVEEAIRQAKVSKNQIDAVSFTRGPGLLGALLVGTSFAKSFALAQNIPLIDINHMQAHILAHFIEDPKPSFPFLCLTVSGGHTQIVLVKDYFEMELLGETLDDAAGEAFDKTAKILNLPYPGGPLIDKFAKEGNPAAYRLPEPQIPGLNFSFSGLKTAILYLVQDQLKQNPDFLTHNMADLCASVQSRIVSILLNKLKKAAKETGVKDIAIAGGVSANSGLRQSLIEMGEKYKWRVFIPKFEYCTDNAAMIAIAGYHKFLKKDFVGQDVAPMARMHL; encoded by the coding sequence ATGGCTATTATTTTAGGGATTGAATCCTCTTGTGATGAAACCTCCGCTTCTATCTGTATTAACGGTGAAATTCATTCAAATGTTATTGCAACTCAGGCAATCCACGCAAAATATGGTGGAGTGATTCCCGAGCTCGCTTCACGTGCTCATCAACAAAATATTATTCCAACAGTGGAAGAAGCCATTCGTCAAGCAAAAGTAAGCAAAAATCAAATAGATGCAGTGAGTTTTACGCGGGGACCCGGATTATTAGGTGCACTTTTGGTGGGAACATCTTTTGCAAAATCATTTGCACTCGCACAGAATATTCCTTTAATTGATATAAACCATATGCAGGCGCATATCCTGGCTCATTTTATTGAGGATCCGAAGCCTAGTTTTCCGTTTTTATGTCTTACTGTTTCTGGTGGTCATACACAAATTGTGTTGGTGAAAGATTATTTTGAAATGGAACTTTTGGGAGAAACATTGGATGACGCGGCAGGGGAGGCTTTTGATAAAACAGCTAAAATCCTGAATCTTCCTTATCCCGGTGGACCGCTCATCGATAAATTTGCAAAAGAAGGTAATCCGGCAGCTTATCGGCTTCCTGAACCACAGATCCCTGGTTTAAATTTCAGTTTTTCAGGATTGAAGACCGCGATATTATATTTGGTCCAAGATCAATTGAAGCAGAACCCGGATTTTCTGACCCACAATATGGCCGACTTATGTGCTAGCGTGCAATCCCGTATTGTATCAATCCTGCTGAATAAATTAAAGAAAGCGGCAAAGGAGACAGGGGTAAAGGATATTGCCATTGCAGGTGGCGTTTCGGCTAATTCTGGCCTGAGACAGAGCTTAATTGAAATGGGGGAGAAATACAAATGGCGGGTCTTCATACCAAAATTTGAATACTGTACGGATAATGCAGCGATGATTGCCATTGCGGGCTATCATAAATTTCTAAAGAAAGATTTTGTAGGTCAGGACGTCGCTCCTATGGCTAGGATGCACCTGTAG